From Spea bombifrons isolate aSpeBom1 chromosome 6, aSpeBom1.2.pri, whole genome shotgun sequence, a single genomic window includes:
- the TUT4 gene encoding terminal uridylyltransferase 4, producing MEGLSKPANHEPRKPQARNGRGENKGVRVVTNQKHKHRGDSKPVRDTEGSSLNVTRKGKKNEPCGGVLGVSTPAKDSSINCTTGAIDSEQTVQDQNPTRAKKLLSPPSGSVKQPAEMKTEQTLPKSKEQTSCQPKEVSDNVPGTMRGSVPPDISEEPAEHDQKPSVVPGNSSTDSSSSIGSVNAQLKSATEDSTLADQELGLKQAEERLQRDYIYRLAKRSPDFPSYQYLCRLCSIHIENVPGAHKHIKEKRHKKNILEKQEENELRGLPPPTAAQIAAIGLTLIDTAKENGISQEDFLFRQEIVIKMEKIIQVKLPECCLRMYGSSMTKFALKTSDVNIDVKFPPKLSQQEVLIQVLEILKNCTGYAEVESDFHAKVPVVFCKDEQSGLTCKVSAGNDTACLTTELLAALGRLEPVLIPLVLVFRYWAKLCHIDCQMEGGIPSYCFALMVVFFLQKRQPPILPAYLGPWMEGYDPKKLDEYHLKGVSEEGYVDWEYKPTSSIDNKSSSAVDGGVRVEQNHRKTLAPEAEAGKDKDKLGKCTLMFEQPLHVPIGQLWLELLRFYTLEFAIEENVISVRAHDLLSRDSKNWPRRRIAIEDPYALKRNVARSLNSQMVHEYILERFRAAYRYFACPQSKERNKSRMDSKRRRKLNSQKLSKPGDHEVNGSLPEGEASDGKELELSGREDALECNGADCPFENEITGVLQRLLVGSEKENHSTPPKDQNELETQSVECLTDGEDIDSNGKDPSTVTDLHDTTERTCDVALPQPLENCSDNCTFATSFHRKALKDEGNLSEEDLHYVFDKFILTSGKPPTIVCSICKRDGHSKDECPEDFKKIDLKPLPPMTPRFREVLDRVCRRCYDELSPNVIEQQNREQILVYLERFIRKEFISNARLCLFGSSKNGFGFRDSDLDICMTLEGHENAEKLNCKEIIEGLAKVLKRHPGLKNILPITTAKVPIVKFEHRESGMEGDISLYNTLAQYNTRMLATYAAIDPRVKYLGYAVKFFAKRCDIGDASRGSLSSYAYILMVLYFLQQRNPPVIPVLQEIYDGQETPLRMVDGWNAFFFDNTEELRCRFPSLGKNKESVGELWLGFLRFYTEEFDFKEYVISIRQKKLLTTFEKQWTSKCISIEDPFDLNHNLGAGVSRKMTIFIMKTFINGRKLFGTSFYPQPMYEAEYFFDSKVLTDGELAPNDRCCRVCGRIGHYMKDCPKRRRIKKKENDKDDDKDMKEEERDPREKRCFTCGDVGHVRRDCPENNSVRQKTNNILASQLLHSLILPQPVLTPLQQLERPTRTRQASESSESHHSSYSPQPQPFQQNSINQTQAQQNKNGQQQPLPVHKPHQVPRPTFNFPHSPPTHFSPLHNLGLLPLHPQIPIPNNSWPIHGQILRSSSGNSPHSTGVTFPARSGSSSPSSTNPSSVNLNDPSIIFAQPAARPLGVPNSNHDGHWHNSQTPNSLVSNGTVGSTDQGFQGPFGKPTPPWERGGSPHYPLIPGSWPYNMPQNFLQQGPAGYHSKAYYPPAASLIQNGPQFAVLSQGHPHLKSNFIPQKK from the exons ATGGAAGGTCTCTCAAAGCCTGCAAACCATGAACCAAGGAAGCCACAAGCTCGTAACGGCCGTGGCGAGAATAAAGGGGTGCGCGTGGTAACCaaccagaagcacaaacacagAGGGGACAGTAAACCGGTCAGAGATACGGAAGGCAGCTCTCTGAACGTAACTAGGAAGGGGAAAAAGAATGAGCCCTGCGGAGGGGTATTAGGAGTCTCGACACCAGCCAAGGACAGTTCAATTAATTGCACCACTGGGGCAATAGACTCGGAACAGACTGTGCAGGATCAAAATCCAACAAGAGCTAAGAAATTACTTTCACCTCCATCTGGTAGCGTCAAGCAGCCAGCAGAGATGAAGACAGAGCAAACCCTTCCAAAATCTAAGGAACAGACTTCATGCCAACCCAAAGAGGTTTCGGATAATGTCCCGGGAACAATGAGGGGCAGCGTGCCACCGGATATTAGCGAGGAGCCGGCCGAGCATGATCAGAAGCCTTCTGTCGTACCTGGGA ATAGTAGCACGGACAGCAGCTCCAGTATTGGGTCTGTTAATGCACAGCTCAAGAGCGCAACCGAGGATTCTACGCTAGCAGACCAGGAGCTAGGACTGAAACAGGCCGAAGAGAGGCTGCAGAGGGATTACATCTACCGTCTAGCGAAG AGATCCCCTGACTTCCCCAGCTACCAGTACCTCTGCAGACTCTGCTCTATTCACATCGAGAACGTCCCCGGAGCTCACAAGCACATAAAGGAGAAACGTCACAAAAAGAATATTCTG GAAAAACAAGAGGAGAATGAGTTGCGCGGTCTCCCCCCACCGACCGCAGCGCAGATAGCCGCTATAGGGTTGACCCTGATAGACACAGCCAAGGAGAATGGGATATCTCAGGAGGACTTCCTGTTCCGCCAGGAAATCGTCATCAAGATGGAGAAAATTATCCAGGTTAAATTACCTG AATGCTGTCTGCGCATGTACGGATCCTCCATGACCAAGTTTGCATTGAAAACAAGTGACGTTAATATCGATGTTAAGTTTCCTCCTAAG ctgaGCCAACAAGAGGTTTTAATACAAGTACTGgagattttgaaaaactgca CTGGCTATGCAGAAGTGGAATCTGATTTCCATGCCAAGGTCCCTGTGGTGTTTTGCAAGGATGAACAAAG TGGGTTAACCTGCAAAGTGAGTGCTGGGAATGATACTGCGTGCCTTACCACGGAGTTACTGGCTGCTCTCGGTAGGCTGGAGCCTGTTCTCATCCCGCTGGTGCTGGTGTTCCGCTACTGGGCCAAG CTTTGTCACATAGACTGCCAGATGGAAGGTGGGATCCCATCGTACTGTTTTGCCTTAATGGTGGTGTTTTTCCTACAGAAAAGACAGCCACCAATATTACCAGCATATCTGGGACCCTGG ATGGAAGGTTATGACCCAAAGAAGTTAGATGAATACCACCTGAAGGGTGTTTCTGAGGAGGGGTATGTGGACTGGGAATACAAACCAACAAGCAGTATCGACAACAAGAGTTCTTCAGCTGTTGATGGCGGGGTCAGAGTGGAACAGAACCACAGGAAGACATTGGCACCTGAAGCAGAGGCTGGGAAAGACAAGGACAAATTAGGAAAG TGCACTTTGATGTTCGAGCAGCCTCTTCATGTGCCGATTGGTCAGCTTTGGTTGGAGCTGCTCAGGTTTTACACGTTGGAGTTTGCAATCGAGGAGAATGTGATTAGTGTGCGAGCACATGATTTGTTGAGTAGGGACAGCAAAAACTGGCCAAGAAGGAGGATAGCCATTGAAG ATCCCTATGCACTAAAGAGGAACGTTGCAAGGAGTCTAAACAGCCAGATGGTCCACGAGTACATTCTAGAACGTTTCAGAGCAGCCTACAGATACTTTGCCTGTCCGCAAAGCAAGGAACGGAATAAATCTAGAATGGACAGtaagaggaggaggaagctAAACAGCCAGAAGCTTTCAAAACCCGGGGATCATGAGGTAAATGGCAGTCTCCCAGAAGGGGAAGCCAGCGATGGGAAGGAACTGGAACTATCTGGAAGAGAGGATGCTCTGGAATGCAATGGGGCAGATTGTCCTTTTGAAAATGAGATTACTGGTGTATTGCAAAGACTGCTAGTGGGTAGTGAGAAGGAAAACCATTCTACCCCCCCTAAGGATCAAAACGAGTTGGAGACACAATCAGTTGAATGCTTGACGGATGGAGAAGACATTGACTCTAATGGAAAAGACCCCTCAACTGTTACAGACTTACATGATACTACTGAAAGAACGTGTGACGTGGCCCTTCCCCAGCCTCTGGAAAACTGCTCAGACAACTGCACTTTTGCTACCTCGTTCCATCGCAAAGCCTTGAAGGATGAAGGAAACCTCAGTGAGGAGGATTTACACTATGTCTTTGACAAGTTTATATTGACTTCTGGGAAG CCTCCCACCATAGTCTGCAGCATCTGCAAGCGTGATGGACACTCTAAAGATGAATGTCCAGAAGATTTCAAGAAGATTGACTTAAAACCTCTGCCCCCAATGACGCCCAGGTTCCGGGAAGTTCTGGACAGAGTGTGCAGGAGGTGCTATG ATGAACTATCACCAAATGTTATCGAACAACAAAATCGAGAGCAGATCCTGGTATATTTGGAAAGGTTTATCCGTAAAGAGTTTATTA GTAATGCCAGACTTTGCTTGTTTGGTTCATCGAAGAATGGATTTGGATTCAGGGACAGTGACCTTGATATTTGCATGACCCTTGAGGGCCACGAAAACGCAGAG aaacTAAACTGTAAGGAAATAATTGAAGGATTGGCAAAAGTTCTAAAAAGACATCCAg gtttaaaaaacattttgcccATTACCACTGCCAAAGTTCCAATTGTGAAATTTGAACACCGAGAGAGTGGCATGGAAGGGGATATCAGTTTGTACAATACACTG GCTCAGTACAACACAAGGATGCTCGCTACATACGCAGCTATCGATCCTCGAGTGAAATACCTCGGATATGCCGTGAAATTCTTTGCCAAG CGTTGTGACATTGGTGATGCCTCCAGGGGTAGTTTATCATCGTACGCCTACATCCTGATGGTCCTGTACTTTCTTCAGCAGAGAAATCCTCCCGTCATCCCGGTGCTGCAGGAG ATATACGATGGACAGGAAACTCCCCTGAGGATGGTAGATGGAtggaatgcatttttctttgatAACACAGAAGAACTG CGATGCAGATTTCCTTCTCTGGGGAAAAACAAGGAATCTGTTGGTGAGCTCTGGCTGGGCTTCCTCCGGTTTTACACTGAAGAATTTGACTTCAAGGAATATGTCATCAGCATTAGGCAGAAAAAGCTACTAACCACCTTTGAAAAGCAGTGGACTTCAAAATGCATTTCCATTGAAG ATCCCTTTGACCTGAATCACAACCTTGGAGCTGGAGTCTCTAGAAAGA TGACCATTTTCATCATGAAGACATTTATTAATGGAAGGAAGCTCTTTGGCACCTCTTTTTACCCCCAACCCATGTATGAAGCT GAATACTTCTTTGATTCGAAAGTCCTCACAGATGGGGAGCTTGCCCCAAATGACCGTTGCTGTCGTGTTTGTGGGAGGATCGGCCACTACATGAAAGACTGCCCCAAACGCAGAAG GATCAAGAAGAAGGAGAACGATAAGGATGATGATAAGGACatgaaagaggaggagagggacCCCAGAGAGAAGCGGTGCTTTACCTGCGGGGATGTAGGTCATGTGCGACGGGATTGCCCTGAAAACAACTCGGTTCGGCAGAAAACCAATAACATACTtg CTTCTCAGCTTTTGCACAGCTTAATCCTCCCTCAGCCAGTGCTGACCCCACTGCAACAACTGGAGAGACCAACCCGCACGCGGCAGGCGTCTGAATCT TCGGAATCCCATCATTCATCGTATTCTCCGCAGCCTCAGCCATTCCAGCAAAATTCAATAAACCAGACGCAGGCGCAGCAGAACAAAAACGGCCAGCAGCAACCTCTACCTGTCCATAAACCTCATCAGGTTCCGAGGCCCACTTTTAATTTTCCGCACTCTCCTCCCACTCACTTCTCTCCTCTGCACAATCTGGGACTGCTTCCTTTGCACCCCCAAATCCCCATTCCCAATAACTCTTGGCCGATCCACGGCCAGATCCTTCGATCTTCCTctgggaactctcctcactCCACTGGTGTCACTTTCCCAGCCAGGTCTGGTAGCAGCAGCCCCTCCTCAACTAATCCGAGCTCTGTAAATCTCAATGACCCCAGTATCATCTTTGCCCAGCCTGCTGCCAGACCTCTGGGGGTCCCCAACTCCAACCATGATGGACACTGGCACAACTCTCAGACCCCCAACTCACTGGTGAGCAATGGGACAGTGGGGAGCACAG ATCAGGGATTCCAAGGACCATTCGGAAAGCCCACCCCTCCTTGGGAGCGCGGCGGTTCCCCCCACTACCCTCTGATCCCAGGATCGTGGCCTTACAACATGCCTCAGAACTTTCTGCAGCAGGGGCCGGCTGGCTATCATTCTAAAGCTTATTACCCACCAG CTGCCTCCTTAATCCAGAACGGTCCACAGTTCGCCGTCTTATCACAAGGACACCCTCATCTAAAATCCAATTTCATCCCTCAAAAAAAGTGA
- the PRPF38A gene encoding pre-mRNA-splicing factor 38A, producing MANRTVKDAHSVHGTNPQYLVEKIIRTRIYESKYWKEECFGLTAELVVDKAMELKFIGGVFGGNIKPTPFLCLSLKMLQIQPEKDIIVEFIKNEDFKYVRALGALYMRLTGTASDCYKYLEPLYNDYRKVKVQNRDGDFELMHVDEFIDQLLHSERVCDIILPRLQKRYVLEETEQLDPRVSALEEDMDDVESSEEEEEDDDKGREPSPEHHRRSYRDLDRPRRSPSPRYRRSRSRSPRRRSRSPKRRSPSPPRRERHRSKSPRRHRSRSRERRHRSKSKSPGHHRSHRHRSHSKSPERSKKSHKKSRRGNE from the exons ATGGCCAACCGGACGGTGAAAGATGCCCATAGTGTGCATGGAACAAACCCACAGTACCTGGTGGAAAAAATCATTCGCACAAGGATCTATGAGTCCAAATACTGGAAGGAAGAATGCTTCGGGCTGACGG CTGAACTTGTGGTGGATAAAGCCATGGAGTTGAAGTTCATTGGTGGTGTTTTTGGCGGTAACATAAAACCCACTCCAttcctctgtctgtctctgaaGATGCTGCAGATTCAACCAGAAAAGGACATCATTGTGGAGTTCATAAAGAATGAAGATTTCAA GTACGTGCGTGCGTTGGGAGCTCTGTACATGCGACTTACAGGGACCGCCAGTGATTGCTACAAGTATTTGGAGCCATTATATAACGATTACCGGAAAGTCAAAGTCCAAAACAGGGATGGAG acTTTGAACTTATGCATGTAGATGAATTTATTGATCAGCTTCTTCACAGTGAACGTGTCTGTGATATCATATTGCCACGGTTACAG AAAAGATATGTTCTGGAAGAGACAGAGCAGCTTGATCCACGTGTAAGTGCACTGGAGGAAGATATGGATGATGTGGAGTCTagtgaggaggaagaagaagatgatgatAAG GGTAGAGAACCTTCCCCAGAGCATCACCGAAGAAGCTACAGAGACCTGGACAGGCCACGTAGGTCACCCTCTCCACGTTACCGGAGAAGCCGCAGCCGCTCACCCAGAAG gCGCAGCCGATCTCCAAAGAGGAGGAG TCCTTCTCCGCCTCGTCGTGAAAGACACAGAAGCAAAAGTCCAAGAAGGCACCGCAGCCGATCCAGGGAGAGGAGGCACAGATCCAAATCCAAGTCTCCAG GACACCATCGCAGTCACAGACATAGAAGCCACTCTAAGTCACCTGAACG gtcaAAGAAAAGCCATAAAAAAAGCAGAAGAGGAAACGAGTGA
- the ORC1 gene encoding origin recognition complex subunit 1, translating to MTRYFTRVKRRRQYIWNGKPLSKDRRVQNLHYGGLLIKSESNEITVCPGNYVLIEGEDEERPFVARLKELYDDGTDKGANKHATVQWFLRYEEVPYKKRKLLGRDPDPQEIFLYDVAACENDIDAETIIGAVQVLQLNLEDPFPTQNNLGAILYVKLSWDGKNFKPLTSSICQDDENTDETNGPVVVKSPPKPLFPLEGDTAEIQQMPRSASRSKKNETEIESRHSASKSSHSKERRAQRVPSVSSTPGARKKLQLNSPSKSSIKKDIQHDILADDDFKALESVATKRKVAFSGLRDSPPKKAMEEEELAWSITPLKSAKDSQRLKLNLKLTPLRPVPQSANLTSEQGSKKCADESENSRITRSKTPQKESAKKNLSRPSKRLEEEQEKTAPQTPRSRRKSARESASRVRKQLKSLAESDEDVDDDDKDFVPAKENHVFVSSDEEKEEEVTSPKRSRKKSTTPRTPTSSRKSSSRTPSKTPVSRTPRAATPRIPERNQPVRTPANVLEEARIRLHVSAVPESLPCREQEYQDVYNFVESKLLDGTGGCMYISGVPGTGKTATVHEVIRCLQQAVEEEDVLPPFQYIEINGMKLTDPHQAYVQILKLLTGEKATADHAAALLEKRFSTPASKRETTVLLVDELDLLWTRKQNVMYSLFDWPTRKHAKLIVLAIANTMDLPERIMMNRVASRLGLTRMSFQPYTHKQLQQIITSRLNHVKAFDDDAIQLVSRKVAALSGDARRCLDICRRATEICEFSSKKDESSLVKMPHVIEALEEMFSSPYVIAIKNASVMEQTFLRAVIAEFRRSGLEEATLQKVFQQHVALCRIEGMQPPSMSETMAVCLRLGASRLLLVESSRNDLHMRVRINVSQDDIMYALKDE from the exons ATGACAAGGTACTTCACACGAGTTAAACGTCGCCGACAGTACATCTGGAATGGAAAACCCTTAAGCAAGGACAGAAGAGTGCAGAATCTTCATTATGG agGGCTCCTTATCAAATCGGAAAGTAATGAAATCACTGTATGCCCAGGAAACTATGTTCTGATAGAAGGAGAGGATGAAGAGAGGCCTTTTGTTGCAAGGCTTAAAGAGCTGTATGATGATG gcaCCGATAAGGGTGCCAACAAGCATGCCACTGTTCAGTGGTTTTTACGCTATGAAGAGGTTCCTTACAAGAAGAGAAAGCTGCTGGGAAGAGATCCCGACCCTCAGGAGATTTTCCTTTATGATGTTGCTGCGTGTGAGAATGATATTGATGCAGAGACCATTATTGGAGCTGTTCAG GTTTTACAGTTAAATCTGGAAGACCCTTTTCCTACGCAAAACAACCTTGGAGCTATACTCTATGTGAAGTTGTCGTGGGATGGCAAAAATTTCAAACCCTTAACATCTTCCATCTGTCAGGATGATGAAAACACAGACGAGACTAATGGTCCCGTGGTTGTCAAATCTCCCCCAAAACCTCTCTTCCCTCTGGAAGGGGACACTGCTGAAATACAACAGATGCCCCGcagtgcttccaggtcaaagaAGAATGAGACAGAAATTGAATCCAGACATTCAGCCTCTAAGAGCTCCCATTCAAAGGAGAGGAGAGCTCAGAGGGTGCCTAGTGTGTCCAGCACCCCCGGGGCaaggaagaagctgcagctcaata gcCCATCAAAGTCTTCAATCAAAAAGGACATCCAGCACGATATTTTGGCAGATGATGATTTCAAGGCTCTCGAGTCTGTTGCCACCAAGCGAAAGGTTGCATTTAGTGGACTGCGCGACTCCCCTCCCAAAAAAGCTATGGAAGAAGAAGAGTTGGCCTGGAGTATCACGCCACTGAAATCTGCCAAGGATAGCCAAAGATTAAAACTCAACTTGAAACTTACCCCTTTAAGGCCTGTGCCGCAGTCTGCTAATTTGACAAGTGAACAAGGGTCTAAGAA ATGTGCAGATGAGAGTGAAAATAGCAGGATTACCAGGTCTAAAACACCACAAAAGGAATCTGCAAAGAAAAACTTGTCTCGGCCTTCCAAGAG GTTAGAAGAAGAGCAGGAGAAAACGGCGCCGCAGACTCCTCGCTCTCGCAGAAAATCTGCTCGGGAAAGTGCCAGTAGAGTCCGAAAGCAGCTAAA GAGTTTAGCAGAGAGTGATGAAGATGTTGATGATGACGATAAGGACTTTGTCCCTGCCAAGGAGAACCATGTGTTTGTTAGCAGTGATgaggagaaagaggaagaggtgaCTTCTCCAAAGAGATCCAGGAAGAAAAGTACAACGCCCAGAACTCCAACTTCATCCAGAAAATCTTCATCAAGAACTCCAAGCAAAACT CCAGTGTCAAGGACACCCCGTGCTGCAACCCCAAGAATTCCAGAGAGGAACCAGCCTGTCCGAACACCTGCCAATGTATTGGAGGAGGCCAGGATTAG GCTGCATGTCTCTGCTGTGCCTGAGTCGTTGCCCTGCAGGGAGCAGGAGTACCAGGATGTGTATAACTTTGTGGAAAGCAAGCTTCTGGATGGCACTGGAGG GTGCATGTATATATCTGGTGTTCCAGGTACAGGGAAGACTGCGACCGTGCACGAGGTAATCCGCTGTCTGCAGCAAGCTGTAGAGGAGGAGGACGTGCTGCCACCTTTCCAATATATCGAAATTAACGGCATGAAACTAACGGATCCTCACCAGGCATACGTGCAGATCCTGAAG CTCCTCACAGGAGAGAAGGCCACAGCAGACCACGCTGCCGCTCTGCTCGAGAAACGGTTCAGCACTCCAGCCTCCAAAAGAGAGACAACGGTACTTCTGGTAGATGAG TTGGACCTGTTATGGACCAGAAAGCAGAATGTCATGTACAGTTTATTTGACTGGCCAACACGGAAACACGCCAAGTTGATTGTTCTTGCAATCGCCAACACCATGGATCTTCCAGAGAGAATAATGATGAACCGTGTGGCCAGCAGGCTG GGCTTGACAAGAATGTCCTTCcagccatacacacacaaacagctgCAGCAGATTATCACATCTCGGCTGAATCACGTCAAGGCGTTCGATGATGATGCTATCCAACTCGTCTCCAGAAAG GTGGCTGCCTTATCTGGTGATGCACGCCGCTGCCTGGACATTTGCCGCAGAGCCACAGAAATCTGTGAATTTTCTTCCAAAAAGGATGAATCCTCCTTGGTGAAGATGCCCCATGTGATAGAGGCCCTGGAGGAGATGTTTTCCTCACCCTATGTTATAGCAATCAA GAATGCATCTGTGATGGAGCAGACGTTTCTAAGAGCTGTGATTGCAGAGTTCCGGAGGTCTGGACTTGAGGAGGCCACTCTTCAAAAG GTGTTCCAGCAGCATGTGGCATTGTGCAGGATCGAGGGTATGCAGCCTCCTTCCATGTCTGAGACCATGGCGGTGTGCCTGAGGCTCGGAGCCTCCCGTCTTCTCCTGGTGGAGTCCAGCAGGAACGACTTGCACATGAGAGTGCGGATAAACGTTAGTCAGGACGACATCATGTATGCTTTGAAGGATGAATAA